A genomic segment from Chitinophaga flava encodes:
- the rodA gene encoding rod shape-determining protein RodA has product MNRSQAKLTQGIDWPIVGLYLALVIIGIMSIFAAEYRGDDNVWQNIIHLNKNYSRQIMWLGVSVVLASIIWLTDSKFFTATSNLLYAGGLLLLLLVLAIGKDVKGSHSWLVVGGFQFQPAELTKLCTNLALAKYLSSQETDFTKLRSRLIAGAIALIPAAIIILQDETGLALVYFSFFLVMFREGLPGVLLIIAFSGIVLVLSALLVDKYILFTIFSVITALVIYFMRREIKRKRSRLLIILGVYAFCSVFVMFVVPFAFTKVLKDYQVRRIEVMLGKENDPKATYNTRQSMIAIGSGGFWGKGYLKGTQTRYDFVPEQSTDFIFCTVGEDFGFIGSIVFLGLYVALLFRIIFVAERQRSTYSRVYAYGVASIIFFHLAINVSMTIGLAPVIGIPLPLVSYGGSSMMTFTMLIFIMLRLDADRQMVLR; this is encoded by the coding sequence ATGAACCGCTCGCAAGCCAAACTGACACAAGGGATTGACTGGCCTATCGTAGGCCTGTACCTGGCGCTGGTGATCATCGGCATAATGTCCATTTTCGCTGCGGAATACCGTGGCGATGACAATGTCTGGCAGAATATCATCCATCTGAATAAAAACTATTCGCGTCAGATCATGTGGTTGGGGGTGTCGGTGGTACTGGCTTCCATCATCTGGCTGACAGACAGTAAGTTTTTTACGGCTACCTCCAATCTGTTGTATGCCGGGGGGCTACTGCTGCTGTTATTAGTACTAGCCATCGGTAAAGACGTAAAGGGGTCGCATTCCTGGCTGGTAGTAGGCGGGTTTCAGTTTCAACCGGCTGAGCTGACAAAACTTTGTACCAACCTGGCTTTGGCTAAATATCTATCGTCGCAGGAAACGGACTTTACCAAGTTGCGATCACGATTGATAGCCGGTGCCATCGCGCTGATTCCGGCTGCTATCATTATTCTGCAGGACGAAACAGGTTTGGCGCTGGTATATTTCTCCTTCTTCCTGGTGATGTTTCGGGAAGGTTTGCCTGGCGTATTGCTGATAATAGCCTTCTCCGGTATCGTGTTGGTACTGTCGGCCTTGCTGGTGGATAAATACATACTGTTTACCATCTTCTCTGTTATCACGGCGCTGGTCATCTATTTTATGCGCCGGGAGATAAAACGGAAGCGGTCGAGGTTGCTGATCATACTGGGTGTGTACGCCTTCTGTTCGGTATTTGTGATGTTTGTAGTGCCTTTTGCTTTTACGAAAGTGCTGAAAGACTACCAGGTACGCCGTATTGAGGTGATGCTGGGTAAAGAAAACGATCCCAAGGCAACCTATAATACCCGGCAGAGTATGATTGCTATTGGTTCCGGCGGCTTCTGGGGCAAGGGTTACCTGAAAGGCACCCAAACCCGTTACGACTTTGTACCGGAACAGAGTACTGACTTTATCTTTTGTACTGTTGGTGAAGACTTTGGTTTTATAGGCAGCATTGTGTTCCTGGGGCTTTATGTAGCGTTGCTTTTCCGGATCATATTTGTAGCTGAACGACAGCGATCGACTTATTCCCGTGTATATGCCTATGGGGTGGCCAGTATTATCTTCTTCCATCTGGCCATTAACGTCTCGATGACCATTGGTCTGGCGCCGGTGATCGGTATTCCGTTACCACTGGTGAGTTATGGTGGTTCTTCAATGATGACCTTTACCATGCTGATATTTATTATGCTGCGGCTGGATGCCGACCGGCAGATGGTGTTGAGGTAA
- a CDS encoding RNA polymerase sigma factor yields the protein MAVTQDDKTLLALYRIPETREQGFTQIIRKYQERLYWHIRRLVISHEDANDVLQNVFIKVWKNLENFREDAQLFTWLYKIATNECLTFLEQQKRKFAVSLSDVEDGLSNRLKADAQFDANRLEWKLQQAILQLPEKQRIVFNLRYYDEMPYEEMSRVLDTSEGALKASYHHAVKKIEEFIKSNDV from the coding sequence ATGGCCGTTACACAGGACGATAAAACATTACTGGCACTATACCGGATACCGGAAACCCGGGAACAAGGCTTTACGCAGATTATCCGCAAGTACCAGGAAAGGCTTTACTGGCATATCAGAAGGCTGGTCATCTCACATGAAGATGCCAATGATGTGCTACAGAACGTTTTTATTAAGGTGTGGAAAAACCTGGAAAATTTCCGGGAAGATGCACAACTGTTCACCTGGCTGTATAAAATAGCCACCAATGAATGCCTCACCTTTCTGGAACAACAAAAACGGAAGTTCGCTGTCTCCCTCTCTGATGTGGAAGATGGCCTCAGCAACAGACTCAAGGCGGATGCCCAGTTTGATGCAAACAGACTGGAATGGAAATTACAGCAAGCCATTCTTCAACTTCCTGAAAAACAAAGAATTGTATTCAATTTAAGATATTACGATGAAATGCCATACGAAGAAATGAGCCGTGTCCTCGACACTTCTGAAGGCGCTTTAAAGGCATCTTATCATCATGCAGTGAAAAAAATCGAGGAATTTATCAAATCCAACGATGTATAG
- a CDS encoding MBL fold metallo-hydrolase, with amino-acid sequence MARIIPLSEGSFTVDATKRFSPFRLGTDNLQDRPHGSLLVEIQPFLVITDRDYILFDAGLGFRNEDGVLQIHQHLIDHGVNPMEITKVLMSHLHKDHSGGVSAADPITGERTLTFPNATYYVNNEEMLYAMEHAGKSYLSEDIILLQQRDNVVFTTGNGSIDGYIHYELTGGHCPYHQVFLIDDGEDKVFFGGDVAPQISQMKSRFVAKYDYDGKRSMELRQEFMERGKQEGWTFLFYHDTKEPFARF; translated from the coding sequence ATGGCACGTATTATTCCATTATCAGAAGGTTCATTTACAGTAGATGCAACCAAACGTTTTTCTCCTTTCAGGCTTGGCACAGATAATCTGCAGGACCGTCCGCATGGTTCCCTGCTGGTAGAGATACAGCCTTTTCTGGTGATTACCGACCGCGACTATATACTGTTTGATGCCGGCCTTGGTTTTCGTAACGAAGACGGTGTATTGCAGATACATCAGCACCTGATTGACCATGGTGTGAATCCCATGGAGATCACCAAGGTATTGATGAGCCATCTGCATAAAGATCACTCCGGTGGTGTATCTGCTGCTGACCCGATCACCGGGGAGCGCACGCTGACTTTTCCCAATGCCACTTATTATGTCAATAATGAAGAGATGCTGTATGCAATGGAGCATGCCGGCAAATCTTATCTCTCTGAAGACATCATTTTATTGCAGCAGCGCGATAATGTGGTGTTTACCACTGGTAATGGCAGTATAGATGGTTATATTCACTATGAATTGACTGGCGGCCACTGTCCGTACCATCAGGTATTTCTGATAGATGACGGGGAAGATAAGGTGTTTTTTGGTGGGGATGTGGCGCCACAGATTTCGCAGATGAAGAGCCGTTTTGTAGCGAAATATGATTACGATGGCAAACGCAGCATGGAGTTGCGCCAGGAGTTCATGGAACGTGGAAAACAGGAGGGCTGGACTTTCCTTTTCTATCATGATACCAAAGAACCTTTTGCCAGATTCTGA
- a CDS encoding rod shape-determining protein MreD translates to MSILLRNIIRFAFLLLIQVFVLNKILIHQLVSPYLYMLFILALPFNLPRPMVMLLGFLMGISLDMFSNTMGIHAAACVFIAYLRPFIINVLSPQGGFETTQKTPSMTSMGVSQFLIYAAILVFLHHVVFFTLEIFGFGSPLYLMLKILLSTAASLFLIVLYELLFFTKK, encoded by the coding sequence ATGAGTATACTGCTAAGAAATATTATCCGGTTTGCATTCCTGTTGCTGATACAGGTATTTGTGCTCAACAAGATACTGATTCATCAGTTGGTGAGCCCCTATCTGTATATGCTTTTTATCCTGGCGCTGCCTTTTAACCTGCCGCGCCCGATGGTAATGCTACTAGGGTTCCTGATGGGTATTTCCCTCGACATGTTTTCCAACACCATGGGGATACACGCGGCCGCCTGCGTATTCATCGCTTATCTGCGCCCGTTTATCATCAATGTACTGTCACCACAGGGTGGTTTTGAAACTACCCAGAAAACGCCATCCATGACCAGCATGGGCGTATCTCAGTTCCTGATCTACGCGGCGATACTGGTATTCCTGCATCATGTGGTCTTTTTTACACTGGAGATTTTTGGCTTTGGAAGTCCGTTGTATTTAATGCTGAAAATTCTCCTGTCAACTGCCGCCAGCCTTTTCCTGATCGTCTTGTATGAATTGCTATTTTTCACAAAGAAATAG
- a CDS encoding transketolase family protein, which translates to MVKDIQPLNEKETRAGFGEGILEVGRKNPNVVALTADLLGSMKLNAFVKEFPDRFVQVGIAEANMIGIAAGMTIGGKIPYTTTFANFSTGRVYDQIRQSVAYSNKNVKICASHAGLTLGEDGATHQILEDIGMMKMLPGMTVIVPCDFNQTKAATIAIADYEGPVYLRFGRPKWPNFTPENAPFEIGKAQVLHEGTDVTLFACGHMVWTSIEAGKILEEKGYSVEIINIHTIKPLDEAAVLKSLSKTRCAVTAEEHNVLGGLGDSIAQVAARNIPVPIEFVGTNDTFGESGKPVELLTKYGLDANHIVAAAEKAISRKQ; encoded by the coding sequence ATGGTAAAAGATATTCAACCGCTAAACGAAAAAGAAACACGCGCCGGATTCGGTGAAGGTATACTGGAAGTTGGCCGCAAAAACCCAAATGTAGTAGCACTCACCGCCGACCTGCTCGGATCCATGAAACTGAACGCCTTCGTTAAGGAATTTCCAGACCGCTTTGTACAGGTAGGTATCGCTGAAGCCAATATGATCGGTATCGCAGCAGGTATGACCATCGGCGGCAAAATCCCGTATACCACCACTTTCGCTAACTTCTCTACCGGAAGGGTATACGACCAGATCCGTCAATCTGTAGCCTACTCCAATAAAAACGTAAAAATATGCGCCTCACACGCAGGCCTCACCCTGGGTGAAGACGGCGCTACTCACCAGATACTGGAAGATATCGGCATGATGAAAATGCTGCCCGGCATGACGGTGATCGTTCCTTGCGACTTTAACCAGACTAAAGCCGCCACCATCGCGATCGCTGATTACGAAGGCCCTGTATATCTCCGCTTTGGCCGCCCGAAATGGCCTAACTTCACACCGGAAAATGCACCGTTCGAAATCGGTAAAGCGCAGGTCCTCCACGAAGGAACCGACGTGACCCTCTTCGCTTGCGGCCATATGGTGTGGACTTCCATCGAAGCCGGTAAAATACTGGAAGAAAAAGGTTATAGCGTGGAAATTATCAACATCCACACTATCAAACCACTCGATGAAGCTGCTGTACTCAAATCCCTGAGCAAAACACGCTGTGCCGTTACCGCAGAAGAACACAACGTACTCGGTGGCCTCGGTGACAGCATCGCACAGGTTGCCGCCAGAAACATCCCGGTACCCATCGAATTCGTAGGTACTAACGATACCTTCGGCGAAAGCGGTAAACCAGTGGAACTGCTGACAAAATACGGCCTCGACGCCAACCACATTGTGGCTGCAGCAGAAAAAGCCATCTCCAGAAAACAATAA
- a CDS encoding nuclear transport factor 2 family protein, whose amino-acid sequence MESMTSFADAWVQAWNSHNLDDIMSHYAEDIVFYSPVIKRINNDPLGRIQGKEVLKAYFSKALVAYPDLRFELYHVLEGVDSAVLYYKSINNNLCTEMMVLREGKVVEVRAHYKAM is encoded by the coding sequence ATGGAAAGTATGACCTCTTTTGCGGATGCCTGGGTACAGGCCTGGAACAGCCACAACCTCGACGATATTATGTCCCACTATGCTGAGGACATTGTTTTTTATTCACCTGTTATCAAGCGGATCAACAATGACCCACTGGGCCGTATTCAGGGAAAGGAAGTACTGAAGGCATATTTTAGTAAAGCATTGGTGGCTTATCCGGACCTTCGGTTTGAATTATATCATGTACTGGAAGGGGTTGATTCTGCAGTGTTGTATTATAAAAGCATCAATAATAACTTATGTACGGAGATGATGGTATTGCGTGAAGGTAAGGTGGTAGAAGTAAGGGCGCATTACAAAGCGATGTGA
- the galE gene encoding UDP-glucose 4-epimerase GalE produces the protein MKVLVTGGCGYIGAHTIVDLINHGFDVVSVDSNIRSSTQLLDGVEKITGKKVRNYKVDLCNLEDTHAVFHENRDIVGVIHFAALKTVPESVADPLLYFHNNLTSLINVLKCIKEFNVPHLVFSSSCSVYGNTTALPVVEETPLGEAQSPYARTKQMGEQIIEDYSRVNDTQSILLRYFNPVGAHPSGLIGELPLGKPDNLVPVITQTAIGKIPKMVVYGADYDTRDGSCVRDYIHVTDIANAHTKAMQYLIDRKNASNCEVFNLGTGNGVTVLEAIKAFEKISGVKLNYTTGPRRPGDVISIYANNSRAKEKLGWSPEIGIEDSMRTAWQWEVSLRNKVLSN, from the coding sequence TATTGTAGACTTAATCAACCATGGATTTGATGTGGTTTCTGTTGATAGCAACATCAGAAGCTCCACGCAACTCCTGGATGGTGTGGAAAAAATTACCGGAAAAAAAGTACGTAATTACAAAGTCGATCTTTGCAACCTGGAAGATACGCACGCAGTATTCCACGAAAACAGGGACATCGTCGGGGTTATCCACTTTGCAGCCCTCAAAACAGTCCCTGAATCTGTGGCAGATCCCTTGTTATATTTTCACAATAACCTGACCTCTCTCATCAACGTGCTCAAATGCATCAAGGAGTTTAACGTACCTCACCTGGTATTCTCCTCTTCCTGCTCCGTTTATGGCAATACCACTGCCCTGCCGGTAGTAGAAGAAACACCACTGGGTGAAGCACAGTCTCCTTACGCCCGCACCAAACAGATGGGGGAACAGATCATCGAAGACTACAGCCGTGTAAACGATACCCAGTCCATCCTCCTCCGTTATTTCAACCCAGTAGGTGCACACCCCTCCGGCCTCATCGGTGAATTGCCCCTCGGCAAACCCGATAACCTGGTTCCCGTAATCACCCAGACTGCCATCGGTAAAATCCCGAAAATGGTAGTTTATGGCGCCGACTACGATACCCGCGACGGCTCCTGTGTAAGAGACTATATCCACGTAACAGATATCGCTAACGCACATACTAAAGCAATGCAATATCTCATCGATCGTAAAAATGCTTCCAACTGTGAAGTATTTAACCTCGGTACAGGCAACGGCGTTACCGTTCTTGAAGCGATCAAAGCCTTCGAAAAAATCTCAGGCGTTAAACTCAACTATACCACCGGTCCACGTCGCCCGGGTGATGTCATCTCTATCTATGCCAATAACTCCCGCGCCAAAGAAAAACTCGGCTGGTCTCCGGAAATAGGCATAGAAGACTCCATGCGAACCGCCTGGCAGTGGGAAGTAAGCCTCCGAAATAAAGTGCTGAGCAATTAA
- the mrdA gene encoding penicillin-binding protein 2, with the protein MSVFNQPRKRVIQAIILGMVVLIITRLFFLQIVEKKYAKLADANAVLRKVVYPSRGIIYDRQNRAILSNDVLYDLVVTPANVKSIDTAYLCKILNIDKDEFRKRIVNAIVRNGRVRQSVFAALLPAEVFGQLQESMYLFQPGFELVPRQIRSYPYAAAANILGYIGEISPERLKDSAYSSYNSGDYLGLAGLERTYEGILMGQRGIQYLVKDNLNRPQGAYENGEFDSAAIAGKNLRLSLDIELQQFGEKLMKGKMGSIVAIDPQTGGILAMVSAPTFDPNLLTGSYRSSNSVLLNRDTTKPTFNRAIQATYPPGSTFKPMIALVGLDEGVITPSFGYPCGGAYYGCSRPIKCEHHDAGHAANLRLALSHSCNSYFAHVYRLSVDAGKFGGIRTGGLQKWSDYMHSFGFGHRIGIDIPSEARGTVPTPSFYDKMYKGSWNSCTSVFLGIGQGELTLSPLQMANAMCIVANRGSYFIPHFVQSIDNDDTHILDKYKERHVVAHISDTAYSAVIHGMTDVVESGTGRVAQIDGITIGGKTGTAENYGFVDGKRTKLKNHAAFVAFAPAENARIAIAVIVENSGFGARYAAPIASLMMEKYLKDSISVKRQALMKSVMETVTMDPAMVNRSKLDSLNNSAIIKKNGTK; encoded by the coding sequence ATGTCAGTTTTTAATCAGCCCAGAAAAAGAGTAATACAGGCGATTATACTTGGGATGGTGGTGCTGATCATTACCAGGTTGTTTTTCCTGCAGATCGTAGAAAAGAAATACGCCAAACTGGCGGATGCCAACGCCGTACTACGGAAGGTGGTATATCCCAGCCGTGGTATCATCTACGACCGGCAAAACCGTGCTATCCTGAGTAACGATGTACTGTACGACCTCGTAGTTACACCTGCCAACGTTAAAAGCATTGATACTGCCTATCTCTGTAAGATATTAAACATCGATAAGGACGAATTCAGAAAACGTATTGTTAACGCCATCGTCCGAAACGGGCGCGTGAGACAATCTGTTTTTGCCGCCCTGCTGCCAGCTGAAGTCTTTGGCCAGCTGCAGGAAAGCATGTACCTCTTCCAGCCCGGATTTGAGCTGGTACCGCGTCAAATCCGCTCCTACCCTTACGCCGCCGCTGCTAATATCCTGGGATATATCGGGGAGATATCACCGGAACGCCTCAAGGATTCTGCTTATTCTTCCTATAACTCCGGAGACTACCTCGGCCTCGCCGGCCTCGAAAGGACCTACGAAGGCATCCTGATGGGACAGCGCGGTATCCAGTATCTTGTAAAAGATAACCTTAACAGGCCACAGGGCGCTTATGAGAACGGGGAATTCGATAGCGCCGCTATCGCGGGTAAGAACCTGCGCCTGTCGCTGGACATAGAATTACAACAGTTCGGGGAAAAACTCATGAAAGGCAAGATGGGAAGCATTGTGGCCATAGATCCGCAAACAGGCGGTATCCTGGCCATGGTGAGCGCTCCCACCTTCGATCCTAACCTGCTCACCGGTTCTTACCGCAGCAGCAACTCTGTACTCCTGAACCGTGATACCACAAAGCCTACTTTTAACAGGGCCATTCAGGCGACCTATCCGCCAGGTTCCACCTTCAAGCCGATGATCGCGCTGGTAGGGCTGGATGAAGGCGTAATCACGCCCAGTTTTGGTTATCCCTGCGGTGGCGCCTACTATGGCTGTAGCAGGCCCATCAAGTGTGAGCACCATGATGCCGGCCACGCGGCCAACCTGCGGCTGGCACTCTCCCACTCCTGTAACTCTTATTTTGCACACGTATACCGACTCAGTGTAGATGCCGGCAAATTTGGCGGCATCAGAACCGGTGGTCTCCAAAAATGGTCGGACTATATGCATAGCTTCGGCTTTGGTCACCGTATCGGGATAGACATCCCGAGTGAAGCCAGAGGAACCGTACCTACACCATCTTTCTACGATAAAATGTATAAAGGCAGCTGGAACTCCTGTACTTCCGTGTTTCTCGGTATCGGTCAGGGTGAGCTGACCCTGTCGCCCCTTCAGATGGCCAACGCCATGTGTATCGTAGCTAACCGCGGTTCTTATTTTATTCCGCACTTTGTACAAAGCATCGATAACGACGATACTCACATACTGGATAAATACAAGGAAAGACACGTAGTAGCCCATATCTCCGATACCGCGTATAGTGCAGTAATCCATGGGATGACCGATGTGGTGGAAAGTGGTACCGGCCGTGTGGCGCAGATTGATGGTATCACCATCGGTGGTAAAACTGGTACGGCTGAAAACTATGGCTTCGTAGATGGTAAACGGACCAAACTGAAAAACCACGCTGCATTCGTAGCTTTTGCACCGGCAGAAAATGCCCGTATAGCCATTGCCGTAATCGTTGAGAACTCCGGTTTCGGTGCCCGTTATGCGGCGCCTATCGCGAGTTTGATGATGGAGAAATATCTGAAAGACTCCATCTCCGTCAAAAGGCAGGCCCTCATGAAATCCGTGATGGAAACGGTGACTATGGACCCGGCTATGGTGAACAGATCCAAACTGGACTCGCTCAACAACAGTGCTATTATCAAGAAAAACGGAACAAAATAA
- a CDS encoding helix-turn-helix transcriptional regulator — translation MYTLYDSFTLTGQHHIQTWEQRGRSWAAYSNYRQPAAHGLYVPHPVLNLILRGEKRMYDGRRVHHLRAGDVFLIPAGSLICSEIMRPEDDFASINLVLPEHQPGCSDNGPAAATLMLSPAPHWQQLAGALLRDFIQPGALPDYESVMCHILHLLNKEPATVKQALATVPSPSMQQMMVQLHSGLHEVRLLEEVALMGHVSPATLKRRFRKTYQRSPMDWIWEKRLQMTALLLRTTDLSVQEIAYSTGFEDISHFYRQFRKCFLVTPAQWRQGKN, via the coding sequence ATGTATACCTTGTACGACAGCTTTACTTTAACCGGACAGCACCATATACAAACGTGGGAGCAGCGGGGTCGGAGCTGGGCGGCATATAGTAATTACCGTCAGCCGGCGGCTCATGGGTTATATGTGCCGCATCCGGTGCTCAATCTGATATTACGGGGAGAAAAACGAATGTATGACGGGCGGCGTGTGCATCACCTGCGAGCCGGCGATGTTTTCCTGATACCAGCGGGCAGCCTTATCTGTTCAGAGATCATGCGTCCGGAGGATGATTTTGCCAGCATCAATCTGGTATTGCCGGAACATCAGCCGGGATGTAGTGATAACGGGCCTGCGGCGGCAACATTAATGCTCTCTCCCGCTCCTCACTGGCAACAGCTTGCCGGAGCGCTGCTCCGGGACTTCATACAACCGGGAGCCTTGCCGGATTATGAGTCTGTGATGTGCCATATATTGCATCTGCTGAATAAAGAGCCGGCAACTGTGAAGCAGGCGTTGGCAACAGTACCTTCTCCTTCTATGCAACAGATGATGGTGCAGTTACACAGCGGGCTGCATGAAGTGCGTTTGCTGGAAGAGGTGGCGTTGATGGGACATGTGAGCCCGGCCACGCTTAAGCGGCGTTTCCGGAAAACTTACCAGCGTAGTCCCATGGATTGGATATGGGAGAAGCGTTTGCAGATGACAGCGCTGTTGTTGCGGACTACTGATTTGTCCGTGCAGGAAATCGCTTATAGTACCGGGTTTGAGGATATCTCTCATTTTTACCGGCAGTTCCGTAAATGTTTTCTTGTGACTCCGGCTCAGTGGCGTCAGGGGAAAAACTGA